GCGATCGTCGGCTGGCTGGTGTTCGTGGCGCTGTGCCTGGCGGTCGGCGGTGCCGTCGGGATGAACAGCGCGCGGACGGCCGACTACCGGGTCGGCGAGGCCGGCCGGGCCGAGGCCATGGCGGCCGAAGGGGACCTGGCCCGCCGGTCCACCGAGCAGGTGCTGATCTCGGCCCGGGCCGGGTCCCTCGACGCCTCGTCCGCGTCCGCCGGGTCCCTCGACGCGTCCGCCGCCCAGGCCGCCGTACGGGATCTCACCGCCCGGATGGAACGACTGCCCAAGGTCGCGGAGGTCGCCGCGCCGGTCCGCTCCGCCGACGGGCGGATCCTCATGGTCGAGGTGGCCCTGAAGGGCGAGGAGCGGGACGCCAAGGACAAGGTCGACGCGCTCACCGCGCAGACCCGGGCCGTGCAGCGGGCCCACCCGGAGCTGCTGCTCCAGGAGACCGGAAGTCCCTCCATCAGCAAGGGAGTCGACGAGCAGCGCGGTGACGATCTCGCGCTCTCCGAGAAGATCACCCTGCCGGTCACGCTGCTGACGCTGCTGCTCGTGTTCGGCTCGCTCACCATGGCCGCCGTGCCGCTGCTGCTCGCGCTGTCGTCGATCGCGGCGGCCGTCGGACTGTCGATGGCGGCCTCGCACGTCACCCCCGACACCGGGGTCGGCACGAACGTGATCCTGATGATCGGCCTCGCCGTCGGCGTCGACTACACGCTCTTCTATTTGAAGCGGGAGCGTGAGGAACGGGCCCGCAGTGGGGGCCTGTTGAGTCCGGAGGCGCTGGTGGAGCTGGCGGCGGCCACCTCCGGGCGGGCCGTGGTGGTCTCCGGGTTCGCGGTCGTCGCCTCGACGGCCACGCTGTATCTCGCCTCGGACGTCGTCTTCTCCTCGCTCGCCACCGGCACCGTCCTGGTCGTCCTGGTCGCGATGGCCAGCTCCCTGACGGCGCTGCCCGCGCTGCTGACCGTGCTGGGGAGGCGGGCGGAGCGCAGGGCCGAGCGCAGGGCCGAGCGGGCAGCGGAGCGGCGGGCGGCTCGGGGGAAGCCCGCCCGGCGCACCCGCGACGGCGAGAGCGGCGAGCGCGGAGGCGGCGAGAGCGGTGGCAGCCGGGTCTGGACCGCGCTCCTGCGGCCCGCCGCCCGGCACCCCCTCGCCACCCTCGGTGTCTCCGTCCTCGCCCTGCTCGCGCTCGTCGTCCCGCTGGCCGGTCTGCACATCACGGAGATGAGCCGGGACACGCACTCCCGCGAGATCCCCGCGATGCGGGTGTACGACCGGCTCAACGCGGCGTTCCCGCAGCAGCGGGTCACCCATCAGGTCGTCGTGCGCGCCGACGCCGCACAGACCGGCCAGGTCGGCGACGCGCTGGACAGGCTGGCCCAACTCACCGACTCCGACCGCCTGTTCACCGGAACGACGCGGCTGCGCACCTCCGCCGACCACCGGATCAGCACCCTCGAACTGCACGTGCCGTACCTGGGCGACTCCGACCAGGCCCGCGACTCCCTCGACCACCTGCGCCACGACTACCTGCCCGCCACCGTCGGCCGGATCACCGGCGCCGAGTACGGCGTGAGCGGTGACGTCGCCCGGTACACCGACTATCCGGCCCACCAGAACGCCAAACTCCCGCTCGTGCTCGGGGCGTTGCTGCTGGTGACCTTCCTGATGACGGTGTACGCGTTCCGCTCCGTGGTCCTCGGTCTGCTCGGCGTGGCACTGAACCTGCTGTCGGCGGCGGCCGCGCTCGGGCTGCTGGTGCTCGTGTTCCAACACACGTGGGCCGAGGGACTGTTGGACTTCCGCTCCACCGGTTCGATCGGGTCGCGGGTGCCGTTGTTCCTGTTCGTGATCCTCTTCGGGCTCTCCATGGACTACCAGGTGTTCGTCGTCAGCCGGATCAGGGAGGCCGTGCTCGCCGGGACACCGACCCGGGAGGCGGTGCTCGACGGGGTCCGCCGGTCGGCGAGCGTGGTGACCAGCGCGGCGGTCGTGATGACGACCGTGTTCGTGAGCTTCGTCTTCCTCCACATCATCGAGATGAAGCAGATCGGGTTCGTGCTCGCGGCGGCCGTCCTGCTGGACGCCTTCGTCGTACGCATCCTGATCCTGCCGTCGGCGATGCTGCTGCTGGGCGAGCGGAGCTGGTGGCCGTCGCGGCCGGTGCGCGAGGCGGCGCCTGCGCAGACCCCGGTGCCGCCCGACCGGCCGGTGGTCGACGTACGTTGAGTCGGCGTACGTCGAGTCCGCGTACGTTGACCGGCGTGACCGCTCTCGTCGGGCCGCTCGCCGGGCCCTCCGCCGACCCGTTCCGGGCCACCTCGCTGCGCCGCTGGAACGCGGTGTGCTGGGTGCTGTTCGCCGCGATGGCCGTCGGGATCGCGGTGATGGGCCGGCCGGGCGGGGGCATGTACAAGGCGCTCGGGCTGCTGGGCTGCGTGGTGCTGAGCTACGCGCTCGTGGACCGCTTCCCGGACAACCCCGTCGTACGGCCGCACGGTTACCTCACGGTGTTGGTGCTCGCGCTCGGCGGGCTGGCGTATCTGCGCACCAGTTACGCGGCGCTGTTCATGGTGACGCTGCCGCACTACTGGATGTTCGGGCGGACCCCGAGGATCTCCATGTGGTTCCTCGGACTCGCCACCGCCTCGACGCTGCTGGGGAGTTGGCTGCTACAGGGCTGGACGGCGGAGTTCCTCGGCGAGACGGCCGTGTCCACCCTCATCGTCGTCGCGGTGGGGGTGCTGATCGGGCTGTGGGCGCACTCGGTGGTCGAGCAGAGCGCCGAACGGGCCCGGCTGATCGATGAGTTGGAGCAGACGCAGGCCCAACTGTCCGAGGCGCACCAGCGGCAGGGCGCGGCGGACGAGCGGGAGCGGCTGGCGCGCGAGATCCACGACACCCTCGCCCAGGGCTTCGCGTCGATCGTCGTGCTCGCGGAGGCGGCCCGGGCCGGGATCGCCGCCGATCCGGCGCGCAGCGCCCAGCAGTTGCGGTCGATCGAGTCGACGGCGCGCGAAAACCTCACGGAGGCACGGGAGTTGGTCGGCTCGGGCGGGCGGCCCGGCGGGCTGGCGGCGGGCTCCGTGGCCGTGACCCTGCGGCGGATCCTGGACCGATTCGTCGAGGACACCGGGCTCACCGTGGACGCCGACCTCACGGACCTCGACTGCGACCAGCAGACCCGCATCGCGCTGCTGCGCTGCACGCAGGAGTCCCTGGCCAACGTGCGCAAGCACGCGCGGGCCTCCACGGTCGGCGTGGTGCTGGCCCGGCGGCCGTACGCGGTGGAGCTGGAGATCACCGACGACGGCGCCGGGTTCGCGGTGGAGGAGTCGACGGGCTTCGGACTGGACGGGATGCGCAAACGGGTGGCGGAACTGGGCGGACGGCTGACGGTGACCAGCTCGGTCGGGGACGGGACACGGGTCCTGGCGATGATCCCGCAGGAGACTTCGGGAGAGGGGCCGGCATGAGAGGGGTGGGCATGAGCGAGAGAACGACTCTGCGGGTCGTCGTGGTCGACGATCACACCGTCATGCGGGCCGGGGTGGTGGCCCTGCTGGCCTGTGAGGACGGCATCGAGATCGTCGGCGAGGCGGGCGACGGCCGTGCCGCCCTCGACCTCGTCGCGCGGCACGACCCCGACGTGGCCCTCGTCGACCTGCGGATGCCGGTCCTCGACGGGGTCGCGACGACGGCCGAGATCGTCGCCCGGCATCCGCGTACCAGGGTGCTGATCCTGACGACGTACGACACGGACGCCGACATCGAGCGCGGGGTGGAGGCCGGCGCCATCGGCTATCTGCTGAAGGACACCACGCGCGAACAGCTCGTCGACGCGATCCGGGCGGCGGCGCGCGGGGAGACGGTGCTCGCGCCCCGGGTGGCGGAGAAGCTCGTCGCCCGGCTGCGGCGGCCGGTCCAGGAGGCGCTGACCGCCCGGGAGACGGACGTCCTCGGCGCGGTCGCGGACGGGCTGACCAACGCCGAGATCGGCCGGCGCCTCGTCATCTCCGAGGCCACCGTCAAGACCCACCTGCTGCGCCTGTTCGCCAAGCTCGACGTGAACGACCGGACCCGGGCGGTGGTGGTGGCCATGGAGCGGGGGATGCTGCGCCGGCCGTAAGACGGCCTGCCGGCGGACCGGGGACCGGGGACCAAAAGGTCAGGGCTTGCGGCCCAGGCCTCCGTGCTGGCCGATCGGGGGCGGGGCCGTGCCCGGCTCCGGGCGCCACAGGGGGACGGAGACGACGCCCGGATCCACCAGTTCCAGTCCCTCGAAGTAGCCCTCGATCTGCTCGACCGGGCGCAGGAAGTACGGGACCGCGCCGGTCTCGTTGTAGGCGTCCTGGGCGGCCTCGTAGGCGGGGTCCGTGCCACGGGAGCCGTCGTTGACCGACAGGTAGCTGCCGGCGGGCAGGCCGGACAGCAGGGCCCGGACGAGGTCGCGGGCGCGGTCGTAGCCGTCGACGTGGCCGAGGATGCCGCTGAGGATCAGCGCGGTGGGGCGGTCGAGGTCGAGGGTCGCGCCCGCCGCCTCCAGGATGCGCTCGGGTGCGTGGAGGCTCAGGTCCTCGTACGCCGTCACGCCCTCGGAGGTGGAGGTGAGCAGGGCGCGGGCGTGGGCCAGGACCAGCGGGTCGTTGTCGACGTAGACGATCCGTGCCTCGGGGGCCAGGCGCTGGGCGACCTCGTGGGTGTTGTCCACGGTGGGCAGCCCGGTGCCGACGTCGAGGAACTGGCGGACGCCCGCCTCCTCGACCAGGTACCGGATGCTGCGGCCGAGGAAGGCGCGGCTGCTGCGCGCGACGGTGACGATGCCGGGGAAGACGGCGGTGTAGGCGTCGCCGGCCGCCTCGTCCACCGGGTAGTTGTCCTTGCCGCCCAGCCAGTAGTTCCAGATGCGGGCCGAATGCGGCACCGAGGTGTCGATCTTCGTCATGGGAACCATGGTGCCCCCGCGAGGCCGGCTCGCGGGGGCCTTGCGGCGCAGAATTTGTTACAGATTGCTGAAGTCAGGGCCCTTGGTTCGGGTGCGCTTGATCTCGTAGAAGCCGGGGACCGAGGCGACGGCCAGGGTGCCGTCCCAGAGGCGCGCGGCCTCCTCGCCCTTGGGGGTGGGGGTGACGACGGGGCCGAAGAAGGCGATCTGCTCGCCGTCGGCGCCGGGGACGGCGATGACCGGGGTGCCGACGTCCTGGCCGACCTTCTCGATGCCCTCCTTGTGGGAGGCGCGCAGTTGGGCGTCGAACTCGAAGTCCGACTGCTCGGCGTACTCGATGAGGGACGCGGGCAGACCGACGTCCTTCAGCGCGCCCGCGATGGCCTCCACGGTCGGGCCCTCGCCGTTGTTGTGGAAACGGGTGCCGAGCGCCGTGTAGAGCGGGCCGAGGACGTCCTCCCCGTGCAGCTGCCAGGCGGCGGTGACCACGCGGACCGGCGGCCAGGCCTTGACCGCGAGCATCTCGCGGTACTCCTCGGGCAGCTCGTCGAGCTTGTTCTCGTTGAGGACGGCGAGGCTCATGATGTGCCAGCGCACCTCGATGTCACGGACCTTCTCCACTTCCAGGACCCAGCGGGACGTCATCCAGGCCCAGGGGCACAGCGGGTCGAACCAGAAGTCGACGGGGGTCTTCTCCGACATGTCTCTCCTCAACGGGAAGTCTTTCCCCACTGAACACCGCCGCCGGTGCCGGTCATTCCCGCCGGTCATTCCCGCCGCCCGTTCCCGCCGCCCGTTCCCGCCGCCCGTTCCCGCCGCCCGTTCCCACCGCCCGTTCCCACCGCCCGTTCCCACCGCCCGTTCCCACCGCCCGTTCCCACCGCCCGTTCACTGCTGCCGGGCTTGACGGGCGCGTGGCAGGATCGCTCCTGTTCACGAGACCCGTGAAACCCGTACACACCCTGTTACACACCCCTGTACATCGCAGCCTGAGGGAGTACCGCCCGTGCCCGGTGAGAACCTGTCCCGCGACGAGGCCCGGGAGCGGGCCGCCCTGCTGTCCGTCGACGGGTACGACGTGTCACTCGACGTGCGTTCGGCTGTCGGCGACCCGGCCGTGGGCGACCGGGCCGACCGGGCCGGGGACGGGCCGCGCACCTTCCGGTCGGTCACCACGGTCCGCTTCCGCTGCAACGAGCCCGGCGCGTCGAGCTTCGCGGACCTGATCGCGCCGAGTGTGACGTCCGTCTCCCTCAACGGCCGCGATCTCGACCCCGGCGAGGTCTTCGACGGCGTCCGGATCCTCCTGGAGGACCTGGCCGCGGAGAACGAGCTGGTCGTCGACGCGCAGTGCGCCTACTCCCGCACCGGCGAGGGCCTGCACCGCTTCGTCGACCCGGAGGACGGCGAGGTGTACCTGTACACGCAGTACGAGCCGGCCGACGCCCGCCGGGTCTTCGTGAACTTCGAGCAGCCCGACCTCAAGGCCCCGTTCCGGTTCGAGGTGCGCGCGCCCGAGGAGTGGGTGGTGTGGAGCAACGGCGCCGGGGAACCGGCCGACGGCGTATGGCGGTTCACGGAGACGAAGCCGATCTCGACGTACATCACCTGCGTCGTGGCCGGCCCGTACCACTACGTGACGGACTCGTACACGCGCGACCTCGGTGACGGTACGACGCTGGAGATCCCCCTCGGCGCGATGTGCCGCAAGGGTCTGGCCCCCTACTTCGAGGCCGACGACGTCTTCCTGATCACCAAGCAGGGCCTGGACTTCTTCCACGACCACTTCGACTACCCGTACCCCTTCGGGAAGTACGACCAGGCGTTCGTCCCCGAGTACAACCTCGGGGCGATGGAGAACCCGGGCCTGGTGACCTTCCGCGAGGAGCTCGTCTTCCGCGGCAAGGTGACGCGGGTGGCGTACGAGGGGCGCGCCAACGTCATCCTGCACGAGATGGCGCACATGTGGTTCGGCGACCTGGTCACCATGGAGTGGTGGGACGACCTGTGGCTCAAGGAGTCCTTCGCCGACTTCATGGGCACGTTCGCGAACGTCGGCGCGACGCGCTTCACCGACGCCTGGATCACCTTCGCCAACCGCCGCAAGGCGTGGGCGTACCGGGCCGACCAGCTC
The Streptomyces sp. NBC_01485 genome window above contains:
- a CDS encoding MMPL family transporter — protein: MKSLTVHSLAVHSVTVRMARSSARHPWRAIVGWLVFVALCLAVGGAVGMNSARTADYRVGEAGRAEAMAAEGDLARRSTEQVLISARAGSLDASSASAGSLDASAAQAAVRDLTARMERLPKVAEVAAPVRSADGRILMVEVALKGEERDAKDKVDALTAQTRAVQRAHPELLLQETGSPSISKGVDEQRGDDLALSEKITLPVTLLTLLLVFGSLTMAAVPLLLALSSIAAAVGLSMAASHVTPDTGVGTNVILMIGLAVGVDYTLFYLKREREERARSGGLLSPEALVELAAATSGRAVVVSGFAVVASTATLYLASDVVFSSLATGTVLVVLVAMASSLTALPALLTVLGRRAERRAERRAERAAERRAARGKPARRTRDGESGERGGGESGGSRVWTALLRPAARHPLATLGVSVLALLALVVPLAGLHITEMSRDTHSREIPAMRVYDRLNAAFPQQRVTHQVVVRADAAQTGQVGDALDRLAQLTDSDRLFTGTTRLRTSADHRISTLELHVPYLGDSDQARDSLDHLRHDYLPATVGRITGAEYGVSGDVARYTDYPAHQNAKLPLVLGALLLVTFLMTVYAFRSVVLGLLGVALNLLSAAAALGLLVLVFQHTWAEGLLDFRSTGSIGSRVPLFLFVILFGLSMDYQVFVVSRIREAVLAGTPTREAVLDGVRRSASVVTSAAVVMTTVFVSFVFLHIIEMKQIGFVLAAAVLLDAFVVRILILPSAMLLLGERSWWPSRPVREAAPAQTPVPPDRPVVDVR
- a CDS encoding SAM-dependent methyltransferase, which gives rise to MTKIDTSVPHSARIWNYWLGGKDNYPVDEAAGDAYTAVFPGIVTVARSSRAFLGRSIRYLVEEAGVRQFLDVGTGLPTVDNTHEVAQRLAPEARIVYVDNDPLVLAHARALLTSTSEGVTAYEDLSLHAPERILEAAGATLDLDRPTALILSGILGHVDGYDRARDLVRALLSGLPAGSYLSVNDGSRGTDPAYEAAQDAYNETGAVPYFLRPVEQIEGYFEGLELVDPGVVSVPLWRPEPGTAPPPIGQHGGLGRKP
- a CDS encoding response regulator transcription factor, with protein sequence MSERTTLRVVVVDDHTVMRAGVVALLACEDGIEIVGEAGDGRAALDLVARHDPDVALVDLRMPVLDGVATTAEIVARHPRTRVLILTTYDTDADIERGVEAGAIGYLLKDTTREQLVDAIRAAARGETVLAPRVAEKLVARLRRPVQEALTARETDVLGAVADGLTNAEIGRRLVISEATVKTHLLRLFAKLDVNDRTRAVVVAMERGMLRRP
- a CDS encoding mycothiol-dependent nitroreductase Rv2466c family protein → MSEKTPVDFWFDPLCPWAWMTSRWVLEVEKVRDIEVRWHIMSLAVLNENKLDELPEEYREMLAVKAWPPVRVVTAAWQLHGEDVLGPLYTALGTRFHNNGEGPTVEAIAGALKDVGLPASLIEYAEQSDFEFDAQLRASHKEGIEKVGQDVGTPVIAVPGADGEQIAFFGPVVTPTPKGEEAARLWDGTLAVASVPGFYEIKRTRTKGPDFSNL
- a CDS encoding sensor histidine kinase translates to MTALVGPLAGPSADPFRATSLRRWNAVCWVLFAAMAVGIAVMGRPGGGMYKALGLLGCVVLSYALVDRFPDNPVVRPHGYLTVLVLALGGLAYLRTSYAALFMVTLPHYWMFGRTPRISMWFLGLATASTLLGSWLLQGWTAEFLGETAVSTLIVVAVGVLIGLWAHSVVEQSAERARLIDELEQTQAQLSEAHQRQGAADERERLAREIHDTLAQGFASIVVLAEAARAGIAADPARSAQQLRSIESTARENLTEARELVGSGGRPGGLAAGSVAVTLRRILDRFVEDTGLTVDADLTDLDCDQQTRIALLRCTQESLANVRKHARASTVGVVLARRPYAVELEITDDGAGFAVEESTGFGLDGMRKRVAELGGRLTVTSSVGDGTRVLAMIPQETSGEGPA